ATTAAATAACCATAGCTCTCTTCATAGCCGAATTGGAACGTATGCTCACCTGATTCTCTATATTGTTTAATTTTCTCTCCAATAAATTTAAAACCTGTTAGTGTATCCACGGTTGGTAAACCATAATGCTCTGCAACTGCTCGACCCATTTCTGAGGTTACGATTGTCTTTAAAACAACTCCATTTTCAGGTAGTGTACCACCTTGTTTCTTTTGCGATAAAATATACTCAAGCATAAGGGCACCGAGCTGATTACCGGTTAATACTTGGTATTCTCCTTGATCATTTTTCACCGCTACACCAATGCGATCTGCATCTGGATCGGTCGCTACTAACAAGTCTGCTTCCTGCTCGTTTCCGTAACGAATGGCAATTTCAAAAGCATCATGCTCTTCCGGATTTGGAGAACGAACGGTCGAAAAATTGCGATCTGGTACTCTTGTTCTTTGACCACCGTTACATGTTGATAGCCTAATTCCTTTAAGGCTCTACGGACAGGCTTATTCGCTGTTCCATGAATAGGAGTAAAGACAACCTTCAGCTTGCCCGACATTTCTCTAATTAAAGAAGGATTCACAGCTAAGTTAGTTACTTTTTCCGTATAAGCCGTATCCACTTCTTCTCCAATCATCGTTAATAAGCCTGATTCTTTTAGCTCATGCTCACTTAACACCTCAATTTCAAGCTCATTGTCAATACTCTTCACATGTTCAATCACTTCACTTGCTACGTGAGGAGGAAGTTGTCCGCCTTCTTGATCATATACTTTATAGCCATTATACTCGGGTGGATTATGGCTCGCCGTAATGACAATACCTGAAAAAGCATGTAAATAACGAACAGCAAAGGATAACTCAGGAGTTGGCCTAAGTTCATCAAAAACATAGGCCTTGATCCCATGCTTCCCTAACGTTTTGGCCGCTTCCATCGCAAATTCCGGTGATTTATGGCGTGAATCATAGGCAATCGCCACGCCACGCTGTTTCGCTTCCTCTCCAAACCCTTTAATAAATTTCGCTAGTCCTTCCGTCGCTTTTCGAATGGTATAAACATTCATACGATTCGTTCCAGGACCTATTTCACCACGCATTCCGCCAGTTCCAAATTCTAGCTCTTTATAGAATGCATCTTCTAACTCGGTTTCATTTAAGCTCGCTAATTGCTCCTTTAATTCAGGCTCTAAGCTATCAAAGTTGTTCCATTTTTCATATGTACTTTTCCAGTCCATAATAACCTCCACTATAGTAAAAGTGTGTGTGTTCAAAAATAAAAAATACGCTGAATAACAAGGTAATCTAAATATAAAAAGCCAATACAAAAGATCAACAACTTAATAGAACCACGTCTTTTGGCAAACATTAATTTTAGAACCTTTTGTTCATCGTAGGACTTTTTGAACAACGAAATAAGATATCTATTATTTTATACTAAAAAAATGCAAGAAGAAAGAAAAGCCACGAAAAACCATCTATTTATATATAGTTAAAAAGGTTGTCAATCAAACCGTAAATTGTTAATATATATATTTGAGATCCTTAATTTGGTTAGACAGGGAGGTTTCACCCTAAAATTACAGTTATCTCAGAAGTAGCCCTAAAACTGGTTCGAAATTTTTAAAAGTTAGCTTTGTTTTTTAAAATAACATCTAGGAGGGATTCAATTGAAAAAACTAATCATAACATGTATTCTATTTATTACCGCTTTTTCATCCTTACCAACCTACTCGTCTGCCAATACGGCAACAAACTCGACTAAAATCCTTCAACACAATGTATTTTTACTTCCCAGCTATATAACTCGTTGGGGACAATCTGAACGTGCTAAATTAATTGGCGAAGCCGACTATATGAAAGGGCAAGATGCCATTATTTTAAATGAATTATTTGATAATAGTGCATCAAGCACATTACTTGAAAAACTTAAGGATGAATATCCACACCAAACCTCTATTTTAGGAAGAAGTAAAGATGGTTGGGACCAAACACTAGGTGATTACTCTAATTTTGTTCCTGAAGACGGTGGTGTCGCAATTATAAGCAAGTGGCCTATTGAAGAGAAAATACAATATGTTTATGAAAGTGCTTGTGGATCTGATAAGTTTGCCAACAAAGGATTTGTCTACATTAAGATGAATCAAAGTGGTGAGTACAAACATATTATCGGAACCCATGCCCAAGCAGATGACACAGGTTGTGGTGAAGGAGAAGACGCAACTGTACGTCACAACCAGTTTAAAGAAATTGCGAAATTTATTGAGTCAAAACAAATCCCAGAAGATGAAATGTTGATTATTGGAGGAGACTTTAACGTTATAAAAGACAATACGGAAGAATATGATTCTATGCTAAAAACACTAAATGTTACAGAGCCAAAATACACCGGTCATACTTCTACATGGGATCCTGAGACGAATGCCATTGCCGAATACGATTATCCTGATTTTGCCCCACAGCATTTAGATTATATCTTTGTTTCAAGCGGTCATAAACATCCTTCTACATGGATAAACGAGGTATTAAATATTAAGTCCCCTCCGTGGACAGCGGTATTTAACGAATATAATGAGTATTCTGATCATTATCCTATAGCTGCTTACTCAAACTAAGGAATGTGCAAGCACCCGTTTAACGATGAACCACAAGGGAAAATAATGTAAAAACAAACATTAAAAAATGAGGAGGTTCAATTCTTTTTGAACCTCCTCATTTTATTTCAAATTGTTCCCACCAACGACCGTTTTTCATATACCATTGAATAGTTTGCACAATTCCTTCTTCAAAAATAAATTTGGGCTTCCAGCCTAGCTTTTTTAATTTGGACGCATCAATCGCATAACGTTCGTCATGACCTGGGCGATCTTCTACAAATTCAATTAAAGTCTCTGATTTATTTAACTCTTTGATTATGGTTTTGACCACATCAAGGTTCGTTCGTTCATTGTTACTACCAATGTTATACACTTGACCTATTTCTCCATGATGCAATACGGTATCAATGGCCGAACAATGATCATACACATGAAGCCAATCCCGAATATTTTTTCCATCACCATAAACAGGGACCTCCTGATTGTTCATGACACGTGAAATCGTAAGAGGAATTAGCTTTTCAGGAAGATGAAAAGGACCATAGTTGTTTGAGCAACGAGTGATCACTGCCGGAAACCCGTACGTTTCACAATAAGCTCGAACTAATAAGTCACTCGATGCTTTAGATGCACTATAAGGGCTATTTGGTCTCAAAGGCGTTTCTTCTGTAAAAAGCTCCGCACCTTCTTTCGGCAATTCCCCGTACACTTCATCTGTAGACACATGGATAAACTTTTCAACCTGAACCTTTTTAGCTGCCTCTAATAAAATTTGCGTTCCTATTACATTTGTGTAGACAAAGGCTTGTGGGTTTTCAATTGAACGATCAACATGACTTTCAGCCGCACAATGAATAACGTAATTAGGTTTTTTTTCATGAAATAAAGCCCTCATTGCTTTATTATCCGCAATATTTGCTTGGACAAATTCATATTGATCGCTACTTTGAATATGTTGATGCTTTGTCAGTTCACCTGCATACGTCAATAAATCAACATTAATAATGTCATAATTACGATATTGATCAAGAAAGTAATGAACTAAATTACCACCAATGAACCCAGCGCCACCGGTTATCAAGATTTTCTTTCTTGTCATACATTTACCCCCAAACGTTACATCTCTTCGTAAATAAAATTATTTTCTGCCTCAACCAACAATGGAGCAACCTGATCTTTCTGTGATAACGTCGGTTCCTTTTCCAGATCCCACGTAATATTAAGAGTAGGGTCATTCCAACTTATGACTCGATCAAGCTCTGGTGTCCAAAACTGATCGACTTTATATTGAACTTCTACATCTTCTGTTAGCGTTTGAAAGCCATGGGCAAACCCTTGCGAAACAAAGAGCTGTCGCTTGTTTTCTTCATTCAATTCCACCCCAAACCATTGACCATAAGTAGGACTTCCTCTGCGAATATCAATGGCGACATCAAAAATGGCCCCTTTACTACAACGAACCAGTTTCGCTTGTGCCATAGGGTTCAGTTGATAATGTAGCCCTCTAATCGTGCCTTTTTGGGCGGAAAAAGAATGATTATCTTGTACAAACGAGACATCTACGCCCATTTTTTCAAAAACCTCTTGATTATAGATTTCGAAAAACCAACCACGATGATCACCATACACACAAGGCTCGACTATCCACACACCTTGTAGTTTAGTATCCGTAAGCTTCATTGAAAGCCTCCATACTTAATATTTTAACTCTCCTTGAGCCACTCTTAATAAATAATGCCCATAAGGAGTTTTTTGTAATTTTTCCCCGCATTTTAATAGCTGATCTTTTGTAATCCAGCCATTGATAAACGCAATTTCTTCTAGGGCGGCTATTTTCACGTCTTGATGCTCCTCAATGGTTCTCACGAAATTTGTCGCCTCCACCAAACTTTCATGTGTTCCTGCGTCAATCCACGTGTAACCCCTACCTAACAATTCTACTTCTAACTGACCAACATCTAAATAGACCTCATTTATAGAAGTAATTTCAAGCTCTCCTCGAGCAGAAGGCTTCACACTTTTAGCTATATCTACTACTCGTTCATCATAAAAATACAAACCTGTTATCGCATAGTTTGATTTCGGTTCTTTTGGTTTTTCCTCTACACTTGAAACCTTTCCATTTTCATCAAAAGCAACCACACCAAACCGCATAGGATCATGAACATGGTGAGCAAAGATCGTTGCTCCTTTTTCTTTAGTAGCAGCGTTGATGAGCTTTTTTCGAATCCCACTTCCATAGTAAATGTTATCTCCTAAAATCATCGCTACAGAATCACCGTTAATAAACTCTTCCGCTAATAAAAACGCTTGAGCAAGACCATCTGGACGAGGTTGAACTTTATATTGAAGGGATAAACCGAATTGGGAACCATCATTGAGTAGGTTTTGAAAGCGCGGGGTATCTTCTGGTGTCGAGATAATTAATATATCTTGTATGCCAGCAAGCATTAATGTTGACAAAGGATAATAAATCATCGGCTTATCATAAATTGGCAAGAGCTGTTTACTCGTTACAAGCGTTAATGGAAAAAGCCTCGTTCCGCTTCCTCCTGCTAATACAATCCCTTTCATGCTGTCACCTCATTCCCTATCATTGTATTCATGTTATGAGGGATACATGATAAGAGTGACTCATATGAAAACATAAAAAAGGATGTTCCCTTTACTAGGTAAGATGATTCACTCAAAGGTACGACCAAAGGAATAATGTGAGACTGCCTCTATTAATCATTTAGGTCTTTCATCCCTTTCTCTTATTTTTCATTGTCATACAAATAATGGTTTGCGATAATGTACTTTGCAGAACACACGAAGGGGAGAAAAATGAAAAAATATTCACTTGCTTCTAATATGTCAATAACTCTTTTCATAATTACATCCATATTAACGTTTACCTTTCTCATATTAAATGTAGCCAGCTTTCAATCAGAGGAAATAGCGCAATTTTGCTATAATACGAACTCTATTACTATATAATTGTCATCACCTTAATCATGGGTTTAACCAGCTCACTTTTCGAAAAAGAACAAGACAAAAAACGAAAATTGCTCGTCCTACAGCAATTAAATGTATATATTATATTAGGAATAGGGTCATTAATCCTATTAAGTTACTTTTATATTCGAATCCTCTTCTCAGAATCTCAGATGTAAAAGAAAAAACTATTTTGTGGAGTGTCATGATGAAAAAAAACAAAAATCATTTTATTTTCAATTTCAACATTGATTTATGTACTAACCATTACGTTATTCATTCTATTTTCTATATGGTACCTTCCATTTGGAGGAGACAAATACATGAAACCAATGGATGAGAGTCCAGCTATTTTAATATGGATGCTTCTTCTCTTACCTCTTGCCGGAGCAGTCATATCTTTTTTCGTCAAAGGTCTCTTTGGTAAGATAAGTTTGATCTTTCTACATTTAAAGAATTATGTCTTATTATTTTGCTTATTGTTCATCTATGTATTATTTGAGGTCTTCTTTGAGTTTTTAAACATTTTTGCAAAATGATTATTTGGAGGAAAAAATGTTTGCATCAAAATCAATCTTAACCACGTGGAGAAAGTTTGATAACTTTTCAATGGATACATTAACTAAAGCTTGGTACTATCAAAGAATAGGACAAGCTTTTCAAAGAAATGTTTCATTAATGAAAGAACACCGAGAACAATTTGGAGTCGCAGGTAACTGTTTTGATCTTGCTATTTGGTTATTAGAGGAATTTAAGAGTGATGGAATGAAAGCGTATCCCATTGGCCACGAATTAGGAACGGAAGCGGCTCATGTTGCTGTAATTGCAGTTGACGAGGAAGGTCACCGTTTTTTATGTGATTTAGGCGATCAATGGTTGGAACCGATCTTAATTGATAAAAGCGCTCCAGATTATTCGAATGAAAAGCTAGCTGGATTTTTCCCAGCTGCTCACGT
This portion of the Bacillus carboniphilus genome encodes:
- the sph gene encoding sphingomyelin phosphodiesterase — protein: MQLKKLIITCILFITAFSSLPTYSSANTATNSTKILQHNVFLLPSYITRWGQSERAKLIGEADYMKGQDAIILNELFDNSASSTLLEKLKDEYPHQTSILGRSKDGWDQTLGDYSNFVPEDGGVAIISKWPIEEKIQYVYESACGSDKFANKGFVYIKMNQSGEYKHIIGTHAQADDTGCGEGEDATVRHNQFKEIAKFIESKQIPEDEMLIIGGDFNVIKDNTEEYDSMLKTLNVTEPKYTGHTSTWDPETNAIAEYDYPDFAPQHLDYIFVSSGHKHPSTWINEVLNIKSPPWTAVFNEYNEYSDHYPIAAYSN
- the rfbB gene encoding dTDP-glucose 4,6-dehydratase, whose translation is MTRKKILITGGAGFIGGNLVHYFLDQYRNYDIINVDLLTYAGELTKHQHIQSSDQYEFVQANIADNKAMRALFHEKKPNYVIHCAAESHVDRSIENPQAFVYTNVIGTQILLEAAKKVQVEKFIHVSTDEVYGELPKEGAELFTEETPLRPNSPYSASKASSDLLVRAYCETYGFPAVITRCSNNYGPFHLPEKLIPLTISRVMNNQEVPVYGDGKNIRDWLHVYDHCSAIDTVLHHGEIGQVYNIGSNNERTNLDVVKTIIKELNKSETLIEFVEDRPGHDERYAIDASKLKKLGWKPKFIFEEGIVQTIQWYMKNGRWWEQFEIK
- the rfbC gene encoding dTDP-4-dehydrorhamnose 3,5-epimerase, whose amino-acid sequence is MKLTDTKLQGVWIVEPCVYGDHRGWFFEIYNQEVFEKMGVDVSFVQDNHSFSAQKGTIRGLHYQLNPMAQAKLVRCSKGAIFDVAIDIRRGSPTYGQWFGVELNEENKRQLFVSQGFAHGFQTLTEDVEVQYKVDQFWTPELDRVISWNDPTLNITWDLEKEPTLSQKDQVAPLLVEAENNFIYEEM
- the rfbA gene encoding glucose-1-phosphate thymidylyltransferase RfbA translates to MKGIVLAGGSGTRLFPLTLVTSKQLLPIYDKPMIYYPLSTLMLAGIQDILIISTPEDTPRFQNLLNDGSQFGLSLQYKVQPRPDGLAQAFLLAEEFINGDSVAMILGDNIYYGSGIRKKLINAATKEKGATIFAHHVHDPMRFGVVAFDENGKVSSVEEKPKEPKSNYAITGLYFYDERVVDIAKSVKPSARGELEITSINEVYLDVGQLEVELLGRGYTWIDAGTHESLVEATNFVRTIEEHQDVKIAALEEIAFINGWITKDQLLKCGEKLQKTPYGHYLLRVAQGELKY